In Panicum virgatum strain AP13 chromosome 4N, P.virgatum_v5, whole genome shotgun sequence, a single window of DNA contains:
- the LOC120671400 gene encoding hydrophobic protein OSR8-like: protein MSSGGCSTCLEVIFAVVLPPLGVFFRYGCCSPEFFISLALTVLGYVPGIVYSLYVILRTPPEPTGIDGERPYDMLA from the exons atgAGCTCCGGCGGCTGCTCGACCTGCCTCGAGGTCATATTCGCCGTCGTCCTCCCGCCGCTTGGCGTCTTCTTCCGCTACGGCTGCTGCAGC CCGGAGTTCTTCATCTCCCTCGCGCTGACGGTACTGGGCTACGTCCCCGGCATCGTCTACTCCCTCTACGTCATCCTCcggacgccgccggagccgaCGGGCATCGACGGGGAGCGGCCGTACGACATGCTCGCCTGA